In Bacillus pumilus, the sequence ATTGCTGCGTTTATTTCATAATATTCATTCGGTCTAATACCAGTATGATAATTTACTACATCATTTCTCCAATTACTAAATTGAGAAAGTCTATCAAAGGACTCCCAATTCTTATTCCAGCTTATATCCTGGTCAATGTAAAAAGGTAGAAGAAAATAAGCCGGAGGAGGGATAAGTGATTCTCCCTTACTATTGTTAAGAACCAGTTTGTAGTTAAACAATTGGGCAATGAAAGGCCCAATGCCATTAGTGATACCTTTAAAAGTATCTATAACATTCATTTCGTCATCAAAAACAGCGAAAACCCTTTCTTTTCTAAGAATAGAATAGGTTTTTCCATCAAGAGAAAACTTAACTAAAGAAATAACATTTGCATTCTTCCATTTAGGATGTAAGTCCTTTGGATCAGCTCCAAATGTCCAATAAATACTTTTTATTAATGACGATTTTCCAGTATGGTTATCTCCCTTTATCACTGTTATGTTTGGATGAAATGTTACCTTCTTTGCCTTTTCCTCTAGAAACGACACTAGTTTTATTTCCTTTATTATCATTCTTTTCATAGTTATCTAACCTCAAATTCCGAATTAGTCTTCTGAAATTTCCGCTCATTTACTAAACTCCATTAAAATTATGACCTTGATATAATATTCACTATAAAATGAATTAGATTCTTTAGATATATATTCGTTATATACCGGCTTTAATAAATCATTTTGTAAATTTATAATCTGTTTTTCTTTATATGTTTCTATCATTTTTGAGATAATAGTGATTGTATTTCTCAATTTCAAATTAGCATAATTCATCTTATCTACTCTATAATCATCCCATGCCTGCTTTATTTTAAGCCGGTCTGAAAAAGGCATATTTTCTTGCAAAAGGGAGTCATTAATAAATCTCCAGCGCTCCTGTTCTTCGTCATCTGTTGAGAACATTTGAATATGTTCTTTAAATTGTTCTCGGCTAATTCCTTTATGCTTCGCTAATTCTTCGAAAGAAGAGATGTCACTTTCATAGTTGTTTTTTACTTTCACTTCACTAAATATTGCATCGTAAATAACGCTAACCTTGTATTTTGAATCAGGATTTTGTTTTTCAATAAACTCTGATAATTTACCTTTTAAATAAGTTTCTCGATTATCCACTAATAATTCAGATACCTCAAAAAACGTCAATTCAACAAAATCTGGGTTATCTTTCAATTGATGCTCATCTATCACCTTGCGGATAATTTCTGCGATGGTTACTTCTTCTAGCTCTGAAAGACAAATTTTTTTCTTTGTAATGCTCTTTTCTCCACATAATAATTTTAAATTATAAGTGTAATTCGAAATGAAATTAAGTGATAAAGTATGCTCTGGAAATTGCATCTTGCATTCATACATTTTCCCTAAAATTGACAAAGAAGGTCCTTCTGCTCCTGGTTTTCTTTTTGTTAAAGAATTTAAAGTCCAATTCTTTGAACTTGTTTTTATTTGAAAAAAGGAAATGTTTTCAGGGTCTGTAGCTGAATCATAAACAACTACATCATCGTAATAATCCATAACTAATAAGAAGTCTTCTTCAACTTCATACATTTCCATCATCTTTAAAATAGCCCAATCTTTTTGATAATCAAATCTATTTGAAGAACGGGGACCACTAATGTCTCTCGGCTTAACAAATGAGTCTTTTAGTTTATCCATGTAATCAATCCTATTCATTCTCAATCTGAGAGTTTATTATTATATGAATAAATAACTTTTTCCTCAATTGTATCAATAAAACAGTTCACTAACAACATTTATTACCAATTGAAACCCTTCTAAAATATCTATAACTTGATATTCAGATACGCATATTTCAACATTTGTTTTATCACTAGTCTTACTTTGTATCGAGATTCCGAGCTGGACTCTGAATAAACTCTGATAATTTCATATCCTGTTCGCTTACTTTTGTCTTTTAAAATTTGGATGTTGCGGTGTACTCAATACCCCATGGGTTGGACCAAGATGTATTTCTAGTGTAGATTACTAGATTGTATCGATTCTGCTGAACAATTCTCTCCTTAGGTTGTATAGTAAGGTACTCTGTTACCATTTCTGCCATTTAATTTTTTTTAATATAAAAAGAGCAATCTTAAAAAAGACCACTCTTACATAAAAACTTCATCTATTTATGATAAGGCTCCCCCCGCACAATCCGAAACGCACGATAAACCTGCTCCACCAACACCAACCTCATCAACTGATGCGGAAACGTCATCCTCGAAAACGACAGTTTCTCATTCGCACGCTGCATGACGGCGTCGCTTAAGCCAAGGGATCCGCCTATGACGAAACATACTTTGCTTTTTCCGTATGTTGCCAGCTTATCTATTGTATCGGCTAATTCTTCGGAACTTTTCATTTTTCCTTCGATGGCGAGGGCGATGACGTGGGCGTCTGGGTTGATTTTGCTTAGGATGCGTTCGCCTTCTTTGTCTTTGATGATTTTCATGTCTTGATCGCTGAGGTGTTCGGGCGCTTTTTCGTCCGCGAGCTCAATGATCTCCATTTTCGCATAGGCCTGTAATCGTTTTGTGTATTCGGCTATGCCTTGCTTTAAATACTTCTCTTTTAATTTTCCTACTGTGATAATTGATATATTCACAGGTCATCCCCACCTTAAGAACAAGTTATTCATATAAGTTATCAACAATTGTGGATAAAATTTGTGTATTTTGTGTCCGATCATTCGTTCCCCACTATATATATTGCAGGTTCAGCGCACAATTCACAGGTTGTGGATAAGCTGTGTGTATGTTCGATTTTTCTGAATTCTGGTGGCACTTCGTGATCATCTATGTACATGTCTAATACGGTTTCAATGTGTTCTGCACAAGCATAAAATATTTTGTTCATAAGTTTCTTTTTCCTCCAATATGTTCTCCGGTTATTCACAATATTTCACTCATTGTTCAATATAACCGATTTATTCACATGTTAATAGTCTTTTGCCATTTTCCACACCTTTTGTCCACAAACAAAACGAAAAAGCCTCCACTTCCTGTGAAGGCTTCCTTCTATATAAACGGATTATAAAATCTCGTTCCTCTGACAAAAGTCATCACAAGCGACACAATCAGTACCACACCAACAAACAAGAATGCTGCATAATCTGCTTTTTGAAAGTCTTTGGCGGTAAACCATGTGCGCTTTTTATGCTTTCCAAATCCACGCAGCTCCATCGCATTGCTGATCGTCTCAATCCGCTCCAGACTGGAGAAAATCAGCGGCATCACGATCGATAACGCATTTTTGATTCGTTTCCCCAGTTTTTCATTCTTCGATAAATCGATTCCTCTTGCCTGCTGAGAAATGGCAATCGTTCGAAAATCCCGCTGAATATCTGGAATATAGCGTAGGGCAATCGCTACAGCATAGGAAATCCGGTAGCTGACCCCGATTCGGCTGAGTGATGAGGCAAATTCACTTGGATTCGTTGTGACGATAAATAAAAGTGCCGCTGGCATAACCGTCACATATTTGAGTGTAATGTTC encodes:
- a CDS encoding dsDNA nuclease domain-containing protein, coding for MDKLKDSFVKPRDISGPRSSNRFDYQKDWAILKMMEMYEVEEDFLLVMDYYDDVVVYDSATDPENISFFQIKTSSKNWTLNSLTKRKPGAEGPSLSILGKMYECKMQFPEHTLSLNFISNYTYNLKLLCGEKSITKKKICLSELEEVTIAEIIRKVIDEHQLKDNPDFVELTFFEVSELLVDNRETYLKGKLSEFIEKQNPDSKYKVSVIYDAIFSEVKVKNNYESDISSFEELAKHKGISREQFKEHIQMFSTDDEEQERWRFINDSLLQENMPFSDRLKIKQAWDDYRVDKMNYANLKLRNTITIISKMIETYKEKQIINLQNDLLKPVYNEYISKESNSFYSEYYIKVIILMEFSK
- the rlmH gene encoding 23S rRNA (pseudouridine(1915)-N(3))-methyltransferase RlmH, which codes for MNISIITVGKLKEKYLKQGIAEYTKRLQAYAKMEIIELADEKAPEHLSDQDMKIIKDKEGERILSKINPDAHVIALAIEGKMKSSEELADTIDKLATYGKSKVCFVIGGSLGLSDAVMQRANEKLSFSRMTFPHQLMRLVLVEQVYRAFRIVRGEPYHK
- a CDS encoding CxxH/CxxC protein, yielding MNKIFYACAEHIETVLDMYIDDHEVPPEFRKIEHTHSLSTTCELCAEPAIYIVGNE
- a CDS encoding energy-coupling factor transporter transmembrane component T family protein, whose translation is MAVDMLSYIDRPSPIHRLTGATKLICFILWSSAAMLTYDTGVLVFMLAASIVFFQLSNVRLRDISFVVIVLAIFLVINNIAIYIFAPQQGVAIYGAKHELFHIAGWYNVTLEQLFYQLNITLKYVTVMPAALLFIVTTNPSEFASSLSRIGVSYRISYAVAIALRYIPDIQRDFRTIAISQQARGIDLSKNEKLGKRIKNALSIVMPLIFSSLERIETISNAMELRGFGKHKKRTWFTAKDFQKADYAAFLFVGVVLIVSLVMTFVRGTRFYNPFI